A region from the Arvicola amphibius chromosome 12, mArvAmp1.2, whole genome shotgun sequence genome encodes:
- the LOC119827669 gene encoding dnaJ homolog subfamily A member 1-like, which produces MVKETTYYDVLGVKPNTTQEELKKAYRKLALKYHPDKNPNEGKKFKQISQAYEVLADSKKRELYDKGGEQAIKEGGAGGGFGSPMDIFDMFFGGGGRMQRERRGKNVVHQLSVTLEDLYNGATRKLALQKNVICDKCEGQGGKKGAVECCPNCRGTGMQIRIHQIGPGMVQQIQSVCMECQGHGERISPKDRCKSCNGRKIVREKKILEVHIDKGMKYGQKITFHGEGDQEPGLEPGDIIIVLDQKDHAVFTRRGEDLFMCMDIQLVEALCGFQKPISTLDNRTIVITSHPGQIVKHGDIKCVLNEGMPIYRRPYEKGRLIIEFKVNFPENGFFSPDKLSLLEKLLPERKEVEETDEMDQVELVEFDPNQERRRHYNGEAYEDDEHHPRGGVQCQTS; this is translated from the coding sequence ATGGTGAAAGAAACCACTTACTATGATGTTTTGGGGGTCAAACCCAATACCACCCAGGAAGAATTGAAAAAGGCTTATAGAAAATTGGCCTTGAAGTACCACCCTGATAAGAATCCAAATGAAGGCAAAAAGTTTAAACAGATTTCTCAAGCTTATGAAGTTCTTGCTGATTCCAAAAAAAGGGAGTTATATGATAAAGGAGGAGAGCAGGCGATTAAAGAGGGTGGAGCAGGTGGTGGTTTTGGCTCACCCATGGATATCTTTGATATGTTctttggaggaggaggaaggatgcagagagaaagaagaggtaaaaatGTTGTGCACCAGCTCTCAGTGACCTTAGAAGACTTGTATAATGGTGCAACGAGAAAACTGGCTCTACAGAAGAACGTGATCTGTGACAAATGTGAAGGCCAAGGTGGTAAGAAAGGAGCAGTAGAGTGCTGTCCCAACTGTCGTGGAACTGGCATGCAAATAAGGATTCATCAGATTGGGCCAGGAATGGTTCAGCAAATTCAGTCAGTGTGCATGGAATGCCAGGGTCACGGAGAACGCATCAGTCCTAAAGACAGATGTAAAAGCTGCAATGGAAGAAAGATAGTTCGAGAGAAGAAGATTTTAGAAGTTCATATTGATAAAGGTATGAAATATGGTCAGAAGATAACATTCCATGGTGAAGGAGACCAAGAGCCAGGACTGGAGCCAGGAGACATTATCATTGTGTTAGACCAGAAGGACCATGCTGTTTTTACACGACGAGGAGAAGACCTTTTCATGTGTATGGACATACAGCTGGTTGAAGCATTGTGCGGCTTCCAAAAGCCAATATCCACTCTTGACAACCGAACCATAGTCATCACCTCTCATCCAGGTCAGATTGTCAAGCATGGAGATATAAAATGTGTGCTGAACGAAGGTATGCCAATATATCGTCGGCCATATGAAAAAGGACGTCTAATCATTGAGTTTAAGGTAAACTTTCCTGAGAATGGCTTTTTCTCTCCTGATAAACTCTCTTTGCTGGAAAAACTCCTTCCTGAAAGGAAGGAAGTAGAAGAGACTGATGAAATGGATCAGGTAGAACTGGTGGAGTTTGATCCAAATCAGGAAAGACGGCGTCATTATAATGGAGAAGCGTATGAGGACGATGAACATCACCCCAGAGGTGGCGTTCAGTGTCAGACCTCTTAA